Genomic DNA from Syntrophorhabdaceae bacterium:
GCGTACGCCTGCCCTATCCTGGCGTCAGAGGCAGCACCGGCAGCGTTAAAATACCGTAAGGCAATATACCGGAAATCCTTTGCCAGAGCGAGGTCTTTCAGTGCCTGTTCCACCATTACCTTCGACGCGCCATATGGGTTGATGGGCGCAAGAGGCGCTGTTTCGTCAATAGGCATCTTTTCGGGTATTCCGTATGTCGCTGCGGTGGAGGAATAGATGAGGTGTGTCGTATTGGTCTCAACCATGGCCTCGAGCAGGTTCAGGGTATTGATCACGTTGTTCCTGTAGTACTTGAGGGGCTCACGGACCGATTCTTCCACCTGGATCGAGGCGGCAAGGTGGATCACTGCATCTGGTTTGAATGTATCGAGGGCATCGAGGACAAGGCCCCGCTCAGCGAGGTCGCCCTTTAAAAACTTCCCGTACAGTACCGCCCATTCGTGGCCCGTGGAGAGGTTATCAAGGACGAGGATGTCATGGCCCGCCTCTCCCAGCAATTTCACAACATGGCTGCCGATATATCCGGCCCCACCGGTAACAAATACCTTCATCGTTCATCCTTTCTGTTTATTGCACATACGTCTGTGCGCAAAGAAGCGTCTACGTATAATTCCCGCCGGATGGACATTGTATCATAAATGGATAAAAATGTTAATCATTTCATGTAATTTTGGACATCTTTTAACAGGATCCCCCCATGACAATCGCCCGAAGTGGGTGAAGCTTTTGCCCGTGGAGGGGGCGACGAAAGCTCCAGTATAGTTCTCATAGCCCGTTCTCGGGCGAGAGGGGGTGGCTCCACGAGCTTTGCTTGTGGAGGGGGCGACGAAAGCCCCAGGAATAGTGAAGGCAGCGGAGAGCATGGAGCAGAGAGCGGAGAGTGAAAAGCAAAAGAAGAAAATAGGTCTTATGGGACTTATTGGACCTATAATAATGTATAGCCCGTTCTCGGGCGAGAGGGGGTGGCTCCACGAGCTTTGCTTGTGGAGGGGGCGACGCAAGCCCCGGTAATAGATGAAAAAAATTCTTGACAATCTGTTTTAGTATGTATAACATATTAATATACCAAAGAAAGTCGATCTGCCGGTGGTAGAACGGGGAACCAGGATTATTATTTTTTGTTGTTATATACTTTTTATAGAGCATAAGGCGTTTTCCGGGGTTTAAGGGGCAAAAAATAATGAAAAAGCAGGGGTGAATGTAATGAAAAAGGATCTCACAATATGTTTCCGCACCAGCGATGATTTACGTACCTCTCTTGAAAAGATCGCCACTGATGAAAGGCGCTCCCTGTCATCGATCATCGAAACAATACTCTATGATTTCCTGAAGCAGAAGAAGGCCCTGCAGAGCCTTAAGAAGGAAAGGCGCCGTTATCCACGTAAACCGGTATCTTTTCCAACATTTGTATACAAGAGCGGCTCTGAGGAACAGGCATTGCAACCGGGGACCATTGTCGATATATCCCTCGGCGGGATCCGGATTCTCATACCTTACGAAGCCAAGGTCGATGAAGCGGCCAACATCGGTACCCTCTTTACCTTGCCCAATGAAAAGATACCCCTCAAGATGCATTGCGCTGTCAACAGGGTAATACCCGCGGAAGAAAACATAAAGGAAGTCGGGGCATCGTTTGTAGACTCAGATTTTGCGAGCTACCAGAAACTCCAGAATTACCTCGTCCAGTAAGGACGCCCGTATATCATTCAGGCCCTCTTTTCCCTTTGGCGTATTGTTTTAAATAATGAAGATCCTTTTCGGTGAATCCTTCCCATGCAAAGGGGAAGAGCGCGTTATTCTGATAGAGGGCGTCCTGTGTGATGGGGTAGCGGGCATTGCGGTGATATTTCTCAAACATCTCCGTATGCGGTATGGGCGTATATTCCGCTACGTATGGCCTGACACCTAAGGCAAAGAGATAGTCAATGGTCCCCTTCACCGCCTCCCACTTTTGAAAAGGAAGTCCTGCCAGAATATAGACGCTCACCTTCTCCATATCAAATCCCGCATTCCTGAGGGCAGCCAGGGCCCTTTCAAAACCTTTCGCGCTGACCTTGCCACCAGTTGATCTCTGGGTATCGGGATCTGTTGTCTCAAGGCCGATCCTCAGTTCCTGAAAACCTGATGTAAGAAAAAGCCCTGCCAGTTCTTCATCTATATGCGCCGCATTGACGGCGTTCGGATTGTATATATCTACAGGAAAGGGGAGCTTCGCAATCTCTCTCAAAAGAGGTTTCGCATAACGGTCTTTTTCATAGAGGAAATTGTCGTCGTAGATGATGAACCGTTTCACCCCATAGCCGTTCCAGTGCTTTATCTCCTCCACCACCGAGGAGGGGTTTCTTCGCACGATAGAAGGATGCATATATGGCGTTGCGCAGTATGTGCACCGGTAAATACACCCGAAGGAGGTGAGAAGCGGCACGAACGGTATATCGTCACAGAGGTCATAGCAGGGATAAGGGAGGGCATCCAGATCATATGTGGAGGGTCTGAACGTGAGCTCTGTTGATAATACGTCTTCAACAAATCTGTAAAACCTTTCTATCTCATTGTGTTTCACGATAAGGTCTGCCTTTCGCAACTGCTGTTTTGCCTCTTCATCGCAGAGCGACGGGTAAATGCCGCCGACAACTATTTTTGACTCCGGCAAAACCTCCCTTGCCGTTTCAACGGCCTCTTTCGTGCCTGGATACCAGTACGTCATAATGGAAGTAATGAGGACAAGATCGGGCTTGTCAACGCGTAAGAGTTCTTCGGCCAATGTTTCACGTGAAATACCATATCTCCTGAAATGTTTCCGTATACCCTTCAAGGCGTCCGGTTTGGGGACCCTTTCCTTCACAAAGGGCGCTCTTCCATCAGCCCTTCTCTTTGCTTCGACGACCCGCATACAATCGATAAAACGCATCTCCGCGCCGTTTTTCCGCAGGATGCTTCCCACGTAGAGGAGTCCCAGCGGGCTGGACCAGAAACCATAGGCGGCAAAATCATAAATGGAAGGGTTGATAAGAAGAACTTTCATTATACGTCACCATCCAGTCTATTTAGTCTATCTGGTTCATTTGGTCTATTTCGTCTGTCTGACCAGCAACCGACAGCAAAAACCGGGATCTCACAAGGCGTAAGTCGTCAGGCGATTTAATACCTTGCCCCTTACGACTCACGGGTTCAAAATTCTTTATGGTTTAGATATTCTGGTTTAAAGTTTACCATTATTATTCATCGTGTCCTGCTGCTATTGAGATTGCCACGTCGCTTCGCTCCTCGCAATGACCTGAAATAATTTCTGATCCCCCGTTTCTCATTTCACGTTTTACCTTTCACATTTCACGGGGTTCATCCCCTTACGACTCACGGGTTAATCTTCTGCTCTCCGCTCTATGCTCTTCTGCTCTACGCCCGTCGCTTTTTCCTGACGAGGAGCTTCACTGTCACGAGCCCGAAGATGAACCCACCGATATGGGCATACCAGGCAACACCCTCCATGTTCGAATAGAGCAGCTGCACGAGAAACCACAGCGTTAAAAGCAGGATGGCAGGGAGTTCAACGATCTTGATAAAGATGATGATGAGCAGTATGGTCTTGATCCTCGCGTGAGGATAAAGCACCAGATAGGCGCCGAGGATCCCCGATATTGCCCCGCTTGCCCCGATCATGGGGACGGTAGAGGCCGGGTCATAGAAAAACTGAAAGGTAGCTGCAACGATGCCGGAGAGGAGATAGAAAAGCATGAAGCGCATATGGCCCAGAGCGTCTTCTATGTTATTGCCGAATATCCAGAGGTAAAGCATGTTCCCGCCGAGATGGAGGAAACCTGCGTGGAGAAACATGGAGGTAAATATGGTGAGCACATTGTAAGGAAGGAGGTCCCATCTCGTTGTTACCGCTGTTGCAAATTCCCCGGGGACCAATCCGTAATATCTATAGACCGCATCACCGGCCGATCCATGAAGGGCTATCTTCTGCCACAGAAAAATTAATATATTTACAATGATTAAGCCCACTGTTATAATTGGGGTAGTGCGGGTCGGAATATTATCCTTTATGGGTATCACTTTCGTAATTCATATCACGTGTTCCCTACCAAGTCAAAATATCAGGGAGTAGCGCATGCCGGAGCTGAGAAAAGATCCTATTATTGACAGATGGGTTATCATTTCCACGGAAAGGGGTAAAAGGCCTGTCTTCTTCGTTGAAGAGGCGCCGCCTGGCAAGGCCCCCATGTGCCCGCTCTGTACGGGGAACGAAAACATGACCCCCCCTGAGATATACGCAGTAAGACAGGGTGGCTCTGTCCCGAACAAGCCCGGTTGGCTGCTGCGGGTTGTATCGAACAAATTTCCAGCCCTCAGGGTCGAGGGGAGCCTCGACAAGGAAGGTATCGGCCTGTATGATAAAATGAACGGGGTGGGGGCGCACGAGGTTATCATCGAGACCCCCAACCACGGCGAAACGCTGTCGAGCATGGATATCGAAGGCATAAAGCGTGTGTTTGACGCTTACAAGGCAAGGATCCTTGACCTTATAAAGGACCAGCGACTCAAATATATTATGGTCTTCAAAAATCATGGCTCTGTGGCAGGGGCATCACTGGACCATTCTCATTCGCAACTCATAGCCCTTCCAATCGTTCCGCGCAGGGTTGTCGAGGAGATTGCCGGGGGTCTTAACTACTATAAGTTTAAAGACAGGTGCGTCTTCTGCGACATTATTGCCCAGGAAAAAGAGGATAATGTCCGTGTCGTTTTTGAAAACGACAAATATATTGCTCTGTCACCCTATGCCTCCCGCTTTCCTTTTGAAACCTGGATCCTGCCAAAAAAACATGAGCCCTACTTTGCATCCCTCGAGAAGACCGACGAATATCTCTCCCTCGCCGAGACACTTTCCACGGTTCTCAAGAAATACGACAGGGTGCTCAATGCGCCGCCATATAACTATATTATTCACACGGCACCCTTCGGAAACGGACAGGTACCCCATTACCACTGGCATATCGAAATAATACCAAGACTGACCAAGATGGCCGGCTTCGAGTGGGGAACCGGGTTTTACATTAACCCGACACCACCCGAAGAGGCTACGGAGTACTTAAAAGAAACACAGATATAGGGGGTCTTATGAAAATATTAATTGCTTCTCCTGAAATCTATCCTTTTGTCAAAACCGGCGGTCTTGCGGATGTAACGGGGGCACTCCCGAAGGCCCTGAAAAAACTTGGTGTTGAGGTAAGGGTCATCCTCCCGAAACACAAAGGCATCGAGGAACAAGGCTTCCCCATGCGGTATAAGAACTACAAGATCGCCTGCCCTATATCCCAAAGTTACATCGATGCGGAGATCGTTGAAAGTGAATACGACGGCATTACTGCATACCTCGTAGAAAAAGACGAATACTATTACAGAGATTATCTTTACAGCACCCCCGACGGCGATTACCTGGATAATGCCGAACGGTTTGTCTTTTTTGCAAAGAGCATCCTCGAGGCAATCAAGGTTACCGGTTATGTCCCGGACG
This window encodes:
- the galE gene encoding UDP-glucose 4-epimerase GalE, with translation MKVFVTGGAGYIGSHVVKLLGEAGHDILVLDNLSTGHEWAVLYGKFLKGDLAERGLVLDALDTFKPDAVIHLAASIQVEESVREPLKYYRNNVINTLNLLEAMVETNTTHLIYSSTAATYGIPEKMPIDETAPLAPINPYGASKVMVEQALKDLALAKDFRYIALRYFNAAGAASDARIGQAYAEATHLITRSLKVAKGEFKKLFIYGTDYPTPDGTCIRDYIHVEDLALTHLLALRYLMDTGKPDIMNCGYGHGFSVREVVEAAKIVTGIDFPVEESARRAGDPPALIADSTKLKRMTGWEPGHDDLKHIIKTAWEWEKKL
- a CDS encoding PilZ domain-containing protein, which produces MKKDLTICFRTSDDLRTSLEKIATDERRSLSSIIETILYDFLKQKKALQSLKKERRRYPRKPVSFPTFVYKSGSEEQALQPGTIVDISLGGIRILIPYEAKVDEAANIGTLFTLPNEKIPLKMHCAVNRVIPAEENIKEVGASFVDSDFASYQKLQNYLVQ
- a CDS encoding B12-binding domain-containing radical SAM protein, yielding MKVLLINPSIYDFAAYGFWSSPLGLLYVGSILRKNGAEMRFIDCMRVVEAKRRADGRAPFVKERVPKPDALKGIRKHFRRYGISRETLAEELLRVDKPDLVLITSIMTYWYPGTKEAVETAREVLPESKIVVGGIYPSLCDEEAKQQLRKADLIVKHNEIERFYRFVEDVLSTELTFRPSTYDLDALPYPCYDLCDDIPFVPLLTSFGCIYRCTYCATPYMHPSIVRRNPSSVVEEIKHWNGYGVKRFIIYDDNFLYEKDRYAKPLLREIAKLPFPVDIYNPNAVNAAHIDEELAGLFLTSGFQELRIGLETTDPDTQRSTGGKVSAKGFERALAALRNAGFDMEKVSVYILAGLPFQKWEAVKGTIDYLFALGVRPYVAEYTPIPHTEMFEKYHRNARYPITQDALYQNNALFPFAWEGFTEKDLHYLKQYAKGKRGPE
- a CDS encoding rhomboid family intramembrane serine protease encodes the protein MIPIKDNIPTRTTPIITVGLIIVNILIFLWQKIALHGSAGDAVYRYYGLVPGEFATAVTTRWDLLPYNVLTIFTSMFLHAGFLHLGGNMLYLWIFGNNIEDALGHMRFMLFYLLSGIVAATFQFFYDPASTVPMIGASGAISGILGAYLVLYPHARIKTILLIIIFIKIVELPAILLLTLWFLVQLLYSNMEGVAWYAHIGGFIFGLVTVKLLVRKKRRA
- the galT gene encoding galactose-1-phosphate uridylyltransferase, with product MPELRKDPIIDRWVIISTERGKRPVFFVEEAPPGKAPMCPLCTGNENMTPPEIYAVRQGGSVPNKPGWLLRVVSNKFPALRVEGSLDKEGIGLYDKMNGVGAHEVIIETPNHGETLSSMDIEGIKRVFDAYKARILDLIKDQRLKYIMVFKNHGSVAGASLDHSHSQLIALPIVPRRVVEEIAGGLNYYKFKDRCVFCDIIAQEKEDNVRVVFENDKYIALSPYASRFPFETWILPKKHEPYFASLEKTDEYLSLAETLSTVLKKYDRVLNAPPYNYIIHTAPFGNGQVPHYHWHIEIIPRLTKMAGFEWGTGFYINPTPPEEATEYLKETQI